A single region of the Triticum dicoccoides isolate Atlit2015 ecotype Zavitan chromosome 2B, WEW_v2.0, whole genome shotgun sequence genome encodes:
- the LOC119362412 gene encoding CBL-interacting protein kinase 2-like has protein sequence MGEQKGNILMGKYEMGKMLGQGTFAKVYHARNIETSQSVAIKVTDKEKVLKGGLTDQIKREISVMKLVKHPNIVQMYEVMATKTKIYFVLEHVKGGELFNKVQRGRLKEDAARKYFQQLICAVDFCHSRGVYHRDLKPENLLLDENSNLKVSDFGLSTISECRRLDGLLHTSCGTPAYVAPEVINRKGYDGAKADIWSCGVILFVLLAGYLPFQDKNLMNMYKKIGKAEFKCPSWFSSDIRRLLLRILDPNPSTRISIERIMEHPWFRKGLDAKLLRYNLQAKDAVPAADMTVTSDPLSCSNSATEGKEQGAKKLSNLNAFDIISLSTGLDLSGMFEDNDKKRESKFTSTNSASTIVSKIEDIAKCMRLKLVKKDGGMMRMESFKPGRKGVMSIDAEIFEVTPDFHLVELKKTNGDTIEYQKVLNQEMRPALKDIVWAWQGEQQPPPPQQSC, from the coding sequence ATGGGGGAGCAGAAGGGGAATATTCTGATGGGGAAGTACGAGATGGGGAAGATGCTCGGGCAAGGGACCTTTGCCAAGGTCTACCATGCCCGTAACATCGAGACCTCGCAGAGTGTCGCCATCAAGGTGACCGACAAGGAGAAGGTTCTGAAGGGCGGGCTCACGGATCAGATCAAGCGGGAGATCTCTGTGATGAAGCTGGTGAAGCACCCGAACATTGTTCAGATGTATGAGGTCATGGCGACCAAAACAAAGATTTACTTTGTGTTGGAGCATGTGAAGGGTGGAGAGCTGTTCAACAAGGTTCAGAGAGGAAGGCTCAAGGAAGATGCTGCAAGGAAGTACTTCCAGCAGCTGATCTGCGCAGTTGACTTTTGTCACAGCAGGGGCGTCTATCACCGTGATTTAAAGCCGGAGAACCTTCTTCTTGATGAGAACAGCAACCTGAAGGTTTCAGATTTCGGTCTCAGTACCATTTCTGAATGCAGAAGACTTGACGGGTTGCTCCACACATCCTGCGGCACGCCTGCTTATGTTGCTCCCGAAGTGATCAATAGGAAAGGCTATGATGGAGCCAAGGCTGACATCTGGTCCTGTGGGGTGATCCTCTTTGTGCTTTTGGCTGGGTATCTCCCGTTCCAGGATAAGAATCTGATGAATATGTATAAGAAGATTGGGAAAGCAGAATTCAAATGCCCCAGCTGGTTCTCTTCAGATATCCGAAGGCTTCTGCTAAGGATTCTTGATCCTAACCCCAGCACAAGGATCTCGattgagagaatcatggaacatccTTGGTTCAGGAAGGGTCTAGATGCAAAGCTGCTCAGATACAATTTACAAGCAAAAGATGCCGTTCCTGCTGCTGACATGACTGTGACTTCTGATCCCTTGAGCTGCAGCAACTCAGCAACAGAGGGCAAGGAACAAGGTGCAAAGAAGCTCTCCAACTTGAATGCTTTTGATATAATCTCCCTCTCAACTGGACTCGACCTCTCTGGTATGTTTGAGGACAATGACAAGAAGAGGGAGTCCAAGTTCACATCCACCAACTCGGCTTCGACGATCGTGTCAAAGATCGAAGACATTGCAAAGTGCATGCGACTGAAGCTCGTCAAGAAAGATGGTGGCATGATGAGGATGGAAAGCTTCAAGCCTGGAAGGAAAGGTGTGATGTCCATTGATGCAGAGATATTCGAGGTGACCCCTGACTTCCATCTCGTGGAGTTAAAGAAGACAAACGGTGATACTATCGAGTACCAGAAGGTCTTGAACCAGGAGATGAGGCCGGCGCTGAAGGACATAGTCTGGGCTTGGCAAGGCGAGCAGCAGCCGCCcccgccgcagcaatcatgttaa